Proteins encoded in a region of the Syntrophaceae bacterium genome:
- a CDS encoding 3-hydroxybutyryl-CoA dehydrogenase — VNNALKALFEMTGEERYRPSPLFEQMIRENRLGRKTGRGFYDYAK; from the coding sequence TGGTGAACAATGCGCTCAAGGCCCTCTTCGAGATGACCGGGGAGGAGCGGTACCGGCCGTCGCCGCTCTTCGAGCAGATGATCAGGGAGAACCGGCTGGGCCGGAAGACCGGCCGCGGGTTCTACGATTACGCGAAGTAA